Proteins encoded in a region of the Vitis riparia cultivar Riparia Gloire de Montpellier isolate 1030 chromosome 7, EGFV_Vit.rip_1.0, whole genome shotgun sequence genome:
- the LOC117917542 gene encoding uncharacterized protein LOC117917542, whose protein sequence is MGSRLGRRVINFTNLPIKLLMPSSFTNIKEIALKTVPSASKIEIKRVLESLYGFEVEKVRTLNMEGKKKKRGGLLIAKPDYKKAYITLKNPLSISPDLYPIRLIEEEKKNTNKQSKSSIVEEGEAKSHWLDGKDGDRFRPEKSSAERGRGGRGGAAAAAAAKFPWSGMRASR, encoded by the exons ATGGGCAGCCGTCTGGGAAGAAGAGTGATCAATTTCACGAATCTCCCCATCAAGCTTCTCATGCCCTCTTCCTTCACCAACATCAAAGAAATTGCCCTCAAAACCGTTCCTTCAGCCTCCAAG ATCGAAATCAAGAGGGTTTTGGAATCACTATACGGCTTCGAAGTCGAGAAAGTTCGGACCCTAAACATGGAaggcaagaagaagaagaggggaGGCCTATTAATAGCAAAACCCGATTACAAGAAAGCCTACATAACTCTCAAGAATCCCTTATCGATTTCGCCTGACCTTTACCCAATTCGCTTAATCgaagaggagaagaagaatACGAATAAGCAGTCGAAGTCCAGCATTGTCGAAGAAGGGGAGGCGAAGTCGCATTGGCTTGATGGAAAAGATGGTGACAGGTTTAGGCCCGAGAAAAGCTCCGCCGAGAGGGGCCGCGGTGGTCGTGGCGgtgcggcggcggcggcggcggctaAGTTTCCCTGGAGTGGCATGAGGGCTTCTAGGTAG
- the LOC117917428 gene encoding UDP-N-acetylglucosamine transporter ROCK1, with product MATKKRGVPTAIPEKASPRVWLYLVLLTLQYGAQPLISKRFIRREVIVTSSVLACEVAKVICALFLIAREGGLKKLYNEWTLVGSLTASGLPAAIYALQNSLLQISYKNLDSLTFSMLNQTKLFFTALFTYIILRQKQSTQQIGALFLLIIAAVLLSIGEGSSKGSSGSNPDQILFHGIVPVLVASVLSGLASALCQWASQVKKHTSYMMTIEMSVVGSLCLLASTYKSPDGEAIRQHGFFYGWTPLTLIPVIFNAVGGILVGLVTSYAGGVRKGFVIVSALLVTALLQFIFDGKPPSFYCLLALPLVITSISIYQKYPYRVKKKES from the exons ATGGCGACAAAGAAGCGTGGAGTGCCCACTGCGATTCCAGAGAAAGCAAGCCCAAGGGTGTGGCTGTATCTTGTACTTCTTACCCTTCAGTACGGAGCTCAGCCTTTGATCTCCAAACGTTTCATCag GCGAGAGGTTATTGTTACTTCATCCGTCTTAGCATGCGAGGTAGCAAAG GTTATCTGTGCCCTATTTCTCATTGCAAGAGAAGGTGGTTTGAAGAAACTATATAATGAATGGACTTTAGTTGGCTCATTGACGGCATCAGGACTTCCAGCAGCAATTTATGCATTGCAAAATAGTTTGCTGCAGATTTCTTACAAAAATCTTGATTCACTCACATTCTCAATGCTGAACCAAACAAAACTTTTCTTCACAGCATTgtttacatatataatattgAG GCAGAAGCAATCAACTCAACAAATCGGGGCCCTTTTCTTGTTGATAATCGCAGCTGTTCTTCTAAGCATTGGTGAAGGCTCTAGCAAAGGTTCTAGCGGTAGTAACCCCgaccaaattttatttcatggaATTGTTCCTGTCTTGGTTGCTTCTGTTCTCTCAGGTCTTGCGTCTGCTCTGTGTCAATGGGCTTCTCAG GTGAAGAAACACACATCATACATGATGACTATAGAAATGTCTGTTGTGGGAAGCCTGTGCTTATTGGCCAGCACCTATAAGTCCCCAGATGGAGAAGCTATCAGACAGCATGGATTCTTTTATGGTTGGACTCCACTAACTTTG ATTCCAGTTATATTTAATGCTGTTGGTGGAATTCTTGTTGGCCTGGTTACATCCTATGCTGGAGGCGTTCGAAAG GGGTTTGTCATTGTTTCTGCACTTCTGGTGACAGCTTTGCTGCAATTTATATTTGACGGGAAGCCACCTTCGTTTTATTGCCTTCTGGCTCTCCCCCTTGTGATCACTAGCATTTCAATATATCAGAAATACCCTTACCGGGTCAAAAAGAAAGAATCCTAA